One Sphingomicrobium marinum genomic window carries:
- a CDS encoding DUF1489 family protein produces MPVHLTKVAYGAKTLPTLEKRIAARARNGEVRLVTKRRPRRHEEAVDGGALHWIIKHRIVARSRILRFDHRSDGRWDIVCSDRLEVVAAKPKRAHQGWRYLEEADAPGTDADDSGIAELPPRLYGKLAALSLV; encoded by the coding sequence ATGCCGGTTCATCTCACCAAGGTTGCCTACGGCGCCAAGACGCTGCCGACGCTGGAAAAGCGTATCGCGGCGCGCGCCCGCAATGGCGAGGTCCGGCTGGTGACCAAGCGGCGGCCGCGGCGCCATGAAGAGGCCGTCGATGGCGGTGCGCTCCACTGGATCATCAAGCACCGGATCGTGGCGCGATCGAGGATCCTGCGCTTCGACCATCGCAGTGACGGGCGCTGGGACATCGTCTGCTCCGATCGCTTGGAAGTGGTGGCGGCCAAGCCCAAGCGCGCGCACCAGGGCTGGCGTTACCTGGAAGAAGCGGACGCGCCGGGCACCGATGCCGATGATAGCGGTATCGCCGAACTGCCGCCCCGGCTTTACGGGAAGCTGGCGGCGCTGTCGCTCGTCTAG
- a CDS encoding GIN domain-containing protein, which produces MKAIIALLLLISGAAASAETRNFTVTTFDQLIIRGAVDVHVETGVAPYARVIGPARAIPQIEIEQTGRIMTVSVNRSAWGANPTDGGDPLRIEIGTPSLDRASVNGPGRLRIERIEVDEFSLILGGSGHAEITAMDVERLTVGLAGAGSMRLAGETLEAKVLVRGLSSLQANDLKVRDLNLTVDGNGMVQITATNSAELQTRGAGDIALQGRPACTLNIEGPTRISGCEVREGFGRNRR; this is translated from the coding sequence ATGAAAGCCATCATCGCCCTTTTGCTATTGATCAGCGGCGCCGCCGCATCGGCGGAAACGCGCAACTTCACCGTCACCACTTTTGACCAGCTGATAATTCGCGGCGCGGTCGATGTGCATGTCGAAACGGGCGTTGCGCCTTATGCCCGCGTGATCGGCCCGGCGCGTGCCATCCCACAGATCGAGATCGAACAGACGGGCCGTATCATGACGGTGAGCGTCAACCGCTCGGCATGGGGGGCCAACCCGACCGATGGCGGCGACCCCCTGCGCATCGAGATCGGCACCCCCTCGCTCGACCGCGCCAGCGTGAACGGGCCGGGGCGCCTGCGCATCGAACGCATCGAGGTCGACGAATTCTCGCTCATCCTTGGTGGATCGGGTCATGCTGAAATCACCGCGATGGACGTCGAACGTCTGACGGTCGGTCTGGCGGGTGCAGGCAGCATGCGACTGGCGGGCGAAACGCTCGAGGCAAAGGTGCTCGTTCGCGGCCTGTCGTCGCTCCAGGCCAATGATCTCAAAGTGCGCGACCTCAACCTGACCGTCGATGGCAATGGAATGGTGCAGATCACGGCGACGAATTCAGCCGAGTTGCAAACGCGCGGCGCGGGTGACATCGCGCTACAGGGACGCCCCGCCTGCACGCTCAACATCGAAGGCCCGACCCGCATCAGCGGCTGCGAAGTGCGCGAAGGCTTCGGCCGCAACCGCCGCTAG
- a CDS encoding head GIN domain-containing protein, whose product MIKQSLIVLAALPLAGCFDIMEARDPGPMGEVSEAVADFQRLSVGGAYDIVIQTGQEPSLNMEGPENMLAETEIVQDGDLLTIRPKDGNWNWKGDEGVNILITVPMVNEVKVSGANEVVIDKVEGASFEGRVSGAGEMRIADVDVEMLDLGISGAGDLEARGTAAMLKVGISGAGGFKGANLVAENADLRVSGAGSMDANVTGTADARVSGAGSINITGGATCNSSTSGAGSVNCE is encoded by the coding sequence ATGATCAAGCAATCTCTCATCGTCCTGGCCGCGCTGCCGCTGGCTGGCTGTTTCGATATCATGGAAGCTCGCGACCCGGGTCCGATGGGCGAAGTGAGCGAAGCAGTCGCCGACTTCCAGCGCCTGTCGGTCGGCGGTGCCTATGACATCGTGATCCAGACCGGGCAGGAGCCTTCGCTCAACATGGAAGGCCCGGAGAATATGCTGGCCGAAACCGAGATCGTCCAGGACGGCGATCTTCTCACCATCCGGCCCAAGGACGGCAATTGGAATTGGAAAGGCGATGAGGGCGTGAACATCCTCATCACCGTGCCGATGGTGAACGAAGTCAAGGTGTCGGGCGCCAATGAAGTGGTGATCGACAAGGTCGAAGGCGCGAGCTTCGAAGGTCGCGTTTCGGGCGCCGGTGAAATGCGCATCGCCGATGTCGACGTGGAAATGCTCGATCTGGGCATCTCGGGCGCAGGCGACCTTGAAGCACGCGGGACCGCGGCCATGCTCAAGGTCGGCATTTCGGGTGCCGGCGGGTTCAAGGGTGCAAACCTCGTTGCCGAAAACGCCGACCTGCGGGTCAGCGGTGCCGGATCGATGGATGCCAACGTCACCGGCACCGCAGACGCCCGCGTTTCGGGCGCCGGCAGCATCAACATTACCGGCGGCGCGACGTGCAACTCCTCGACGTCAGGCGCCGGTTCGGTGAACTGCGAATAG